DNA sequence from the Vicia villosa cultivar HV-30 ecotype Madison, WI linkage group LG3, Vvil1.0, whole genome shotgun sequence genome:
TGTTTATCTAAACAATAAGGAGAAAGAAACATATAATCCAGCGCTTACCATAATGGATTCAAGACCACATCCCATCTTATCTTCAGAGTGTGGATGATAAGCAAGGAGCTTCTCTACTACCATTTTCTCATCCTCCACAGTTAGTCTCCCTCCATCCATATACCTAGCACAGAAAATCGAACACATAACTAAATCAAACAGTAAAAAACCAcaattcatcaaaaccaaatCAGAACCCTAGGTTTACCTTGGCGAGTGAAGAATTTCCTTAGTAAGCAATAGAATAGGCTCAATATCATTGAGAATCTCGTCTTCTTTATCCTTCCATTTTCGGTACTCAGGTTCATCATCCAAACGAACGGAACTCGACGAGTAATCATCGCGTCTGAGATTTAGCGTGTTGTTGACATAGTTAAGTCTATTACCGTTCGGTTTTTCCGACGGTGGAGTGATGGCGGCGCTGCACCATAGTCGGGGGCGCGCCGTAACTGCTCTGACGGTGAAGTGTTTGTAGGTATGGAAGCAAGCTCGAAGCAGCAGAGCCTGTTTTAGAAAATGAGGTGCGGCCATTGAAAATGAAGATTGAGTGAGAGGGACACACTCTCGCCTTACAATGGAGTATGAACCCCCAAATACAATCTGTTTTTTTACCTACTTATAGTTCGGGTCACAATCATACAGCATCTATGAACCTTTGTTTTAATTTTCTCATTTTGctgttaattttttatattttatattcctaaaatctaattaattaaaaaatattttagaaataaatagTGTTAAACAGGAAAAATTATTgctaagttttttttaatcaatataattttattataattcaaAAAACAGTTGAATACAAGGGTGATCACAAGGATCTAACCAAACAAACAACATCTACATCAATATCATAGCTATAAGCTTCTTATATTTTCTATACTTCCATCCTTTATGAACTATAGTATCAGTGGCAGATCCAGAAATTATCTATAGTAGGagctaaaaaataatatttatattattatttaagaaaaaaattatgaatttttacgATATATATGGTTTAAATGACAAAATAAACTCAAAATATATGAAAGCTTTCGATTATTCACTaacttttaattatattaaaatattcaataatttttCATTGTTAAAATATGTTTATGTAACTATACAGAAAAATATGATAACTAATAAGAAAACACCTTAATAATTAATCTTTTTAGTAATTAAGGATAATCATTtgctttaatatttattaaaataaaaatataagctCAATTAATATTTGagattttttaatctttttagacattttgtttgatttattttgctagcaaaaattattaaaatacctAATACATTTGTTTTGATAAAACTTCAAACAAACATAATTATTTCTATAAAATAGTAATAGTTAAAGAGAAATCAAAGAtgcaaataaaattgattaaagaaaatcaatttttaattattattgttgagtGAATATGCTAGTCGACAACAAAAATTGATGTTGAACTTGATGAGAAGAAATGATAAGATAAAAATGTTAGAATTGAGTGAGTGAATATTTTAAATTGTGATTGACAAATAGAAATGTTAGAATTGTGTTAAGTGGTTAAATATAAATTTgtaaactaattatttttatgGGGCTAAAGATTTGAATATAATAGTGTTAATAACAAGTTTTTTTTCTTGGTGGGGGCTTGAGCCCCCGATTCTTATAAAGTAGATCTGCCCCTGTATAGCATCCTTTATGTTATTCACAACTCTATTTCTACTATAAACTTTGCCAAAACAAGTATCAGTTCGGAAAATATtgctaagttttttattttattgtattttattataaatcatatgccttttatcttattttttcggtttagattatttatttttaaagtgaTGTCGATAAAATTTATGTACATATATTCATACCTTTTTTctttaagggtgtgtttgttcCGAGATTAGAAAAATTATTTCTTGAAATGATATTCTCAGGATTCGTATTCTTTGGAATATTATTCCAAGGTAAGAATTTAGTTTCTtagaaataatgataaaatttgcttaatttaaaaatatatataaaaataaaaaatattaacaaatgtGAGTGATAGTGAAAAGTTAGAGTTGGCTGAACTTATTCCCATGAGAATGTTATATTTCCACCCTTAAAGCCTTGGAATAAGAATAGAAAAATCATGTGTAAATAAGAATCATGAGAATAAAAAATGCCttggaataattttttaaaacttgaatCAAACATGGGA
Encoded proteins:
- the LOC131660844 gene encoding protein DCL homolog, chloroplastic, giving the protein MAAPHFLKQALLLRACFHTYKHFTVRAVTARPRLWCSAAITPPSEKPNGNRLNYVNNTLNLRRDDYSSSSVRLDDEPEYRKWKDKEDEILNDIEPILLLTKEILHSPRYMDGGRLTVEDEKMVVEKLLAYHPHSEDKMGCGLESIMVDRHPQFRHSRCLFVVRTDGGWIDFSYQKCLREYVRANYPAHAERFIREHLKRGSS